The Thermocladium sp. ECH_B genome window below encodes:
- a CDS encoding ABC transporter substrate-binding protein, with translation AVTYKPSTSSVQAAKAPLIFYTWWATEGKVALNHLIPAFENQYHLNVTPTIVPGAGGTNAKYAILTLIEAGKPPALFQVHYGPEMISYVEIAPKGVNNFVNMTPIAQQIGLFKYAVPEVLQAGAFNGTLLSIPVNVHRGALLYINLKLLKKYNLPIPTNLSTLEYDTVQLAAHGVSPWMVPGSDGGWDQLNLWEDIFLSLAGPHVYNEMIYGVIPLNNATIQNWIAETNNLFLNFTSYDYPGWQSLTWTQGLTDLAQGNVAFQANGNWLTNYAYDFLNITIYPAVAPYINWNNVTIVEEPFPGTQNYYALVIDSVAVPVGPQEQDALTFIKWWASMAGQEIWTKWKAVTFYNNVTTDYFNTPAQWYDYKQLLSTPEQNFVYQLSDGGLFDDVFAQLNSGLYTLQQVGPSGIAAWNITLATEMHQEESEWLAAAKLGLGYLGFPGHPFAGYYPPWVNS, from the coding sequence TGGCGGTAACCTATAAACCATCTACGTCGAGCGTTCAAGCGGCGAAGGCGCCGCTAATATTCTACACGTGGTGGGCCACGGAGGGCAAGGTGGCGCTGAACCACTTAATACCAGCATTCGAAAACCAATACCACCTAAACGTGACCCCAACAATAGTTCCAGGCGCTGGGGGCACCAACGCCAAGTACGCAATACTAACGCTAATAGAGGCAGGAAAACCACCGGCATTATTCCAAGTGCATTATGGTCCTGAGATGATAAGTTACGTGGAAATAGCCCCTAAAGGAGTGAATAACTTCGTTAATATGACTCCAATAGCTCAACAAATCGGTCTCTTCAAGTATGCCGTGCCTGAAGTACTTCAGGCCGGTGCATTCAATGGGACTTTATTATCAATACCGGTTAATGTTCATAGAGGTGCATTGCTTTACATTAATTTGAAGTTACTTAAGAAGTATAATTTGCCAATACCAACTAATTTATCTACGCTGGAGTATGATACGGTTCAATTAGCCGCTCATGGCGTTTCCCCGTGGATGGTGCCGGGCTCTGATGGTGGTTGGGATCAATTAAATCTTTGGGAAGATATATTCCTATCTCTAGCTGGGCCTCATGTTTATAATGAAATGATATATGGAGTAATTCCATTAAACAATGCAACAATACAGAATTGGATAGCTGAGACCAACAACTTATTCCTTAACTTTACCTCATATGATTATCCAGGGTGGCAATCATTGACGTGGACCCAGGGATTAACTGATCTAGCCCAAGGTAATGTGGCGTTTCAAGCCAATGGTAATTGGTTAACTAATTACGCCTATGATTTCCTCAACATAACCATATATCCGGCGGTTGCTCCTTATATTAACTGGAATAATGTAACGATAGTGGAGGAACCATTTCCAGGCACACAGAACTATTACGCGCTAGTTATTGATTCAGTTGCGGTTCCAGTGGGGCCGCAGGAGCAAGATGCATTGACTTTTATTAAGTGGTGGGCATCCATGGCTGGTCAAGAGATATGGACCAAATGGAAGGCAGTTACGTTCTATAACAACGTCACTACTGACTACTTCAATACGCCTGCTCAGTGGTACGATTATAAGCAATTGCTGAGCACGCCTGAGCAAAACTTCGTTTATCAATTATCTGATGGTGGGTTATTTGATGATGTATTCGCTCAATTGAATAGCGGTCTCTACACATTGCAACAAGTTGGGCCAAGCGGCATAGCGGCCTGGAATATAACGCTGGCCACGGAGATGCATCAGGAGGAGAGCGAGTGGTTGGCCGCCGCTAAGCTTGGCCTTGGCTACCTAGGGTTCCCTGGCCACCCATTTGCTGGTTACTACCCACCATGGGTTAATTCCTAA
- a CDS encoding arabinose ABC transporter permease: MSPAVKAAIHQLVIIIFVVIWLVPIYAMVINGLKSDVAVYTTPVLVPSSSPTLEPFQAVWSSLSRPLLNSLIIVLPVAFIATFLGSMAAYFFYMLSNSFSKVSSFISNFLFSLISLATFIPYQATLIPLTKLIADMGLLNTYWGLAFAFFIFYMPTGALLMSIFITAIPPRIIEAARLDKGSDWRIFIKLVFPLSLPGFVSTLIFNIIETWNNFFIPLMLTTTPNMRLIPVTVQSFTGGYATLYNETFAAAFIASIVPLGIFIFLGRYFIKGLIALGTGGKGV, encoded by the coding sequence ATTAGTCCTGCTGTAAAGGCCGCAATTCATCAATTGGTAATCATCATCTTTGTAGTTATATGGTTGGTTCCGATATATGCCATGGTAATAAATGGATTGAAGAGCGACGTAGCGGTATACACGACGCCGGTTCTTGTGCCTTCCTCATCCCCTACCCTAGAGCCCTTCCAAGCGGTTTGGTCATCACTAAGCAGGCCATTATTAAATAGTTTAATAATAGTGCTTCCCGTGGCGTTCATAGCTACTTTCTTGGGATCCATGGCGGCCTACTTCTTCTATATGCTTTCAAATAGTTTTAGTAAGGTTTCTTCCTTTATAAGTAATTTTCTTTTCTCATTAATATCATTGGCCACGTTTATTCCGTATCAAGCCACATTAATCCCATTAACTAAGTTGATTGCAGATATGGGTCTCCTGAATACTTATTGGGGATTAGCGTTTGCATTCTTCATATTCTATATGCCAACTGGGGCATTATTAATGTCTATTTTCATAACCGCCATACCTCCCAGGATAATTGAAGCTGCCAGGCTGGATAAGGGCAGCGATTGGAGGATTTTCATTAAATTAGTATTTCCATTATCGCTGCCGGGCTTTGTATCGACATTAATATTTAACATCATTGAGACATGGAATAACTTCTTCATACCCTTAATGTTGACTACCACGCCCAATATGAGGTTAATACCGGTTACGGTTCAATCATTCACTGGAGGATATGCGACTCTCTATAATGAAACATTCGCTGCTGCATTTATAGCATCTATAGTGCCCTTGGGCATCTTCATTTTTCTTGGTAGATATTTTATAAAGGGCTTAATAGCCCTTGGAACAGGAGGTAAGGGGGTGTAG
- a CDS encoding sugar ABC transporter permease, with the protein MMRIQGLIMAIPTIFFSFLLLYLVLWNLYYSFTNWSLLNPHPSFVGLQTYMSLLSTEYFSISFTHSILLSAGAVVFGNLLGLLFASLLYFLGNERLRSFYLSLLIYPLSISMAANSLIWLWLFNIHIGINWFLRMLHLPTPLWLSSPSMEFPSLMIVVIWAYAGLSLIFYLAAFMGVDKSLIEAARIDKASPFRILFRVLLPNSMNGFIVSSALLFLFSFRVFSPPYLLSGGPTNIFLQTSVVYMYYLFTTEYFAQASAVATIITAIATAVVIPYALYGIKRWMKHE; encoded by the coding sequence ATCATGAGAATTCAAGGATTAATAATGGCAATTCCAACGATTTTCTTTTCATTCCTTCTACTTTACTTAGTCTTATGGAATCTATATTACTCATTCACGAATTGGTCTCTGCTTAATCCTCACCCATCATTTGTTGGTCTCCAAACATATATGTCCCTGTTATCCACAGAGTATTTCTCTATCTCTTTCACTCACTCTATTCTATTGTCGGCGGGCGCCGTTGTCTTCGGTAATTTGCTTGGTTTACTATTTGCTTCCTTACTTTATTTTCTAGGCAATGAGAGATTAAGGAGTTTCTACCTATCATTATTGATATATCCATTATCTATATCCATGGCAGCTAACTCATTGATATGGCTTTGGCTATTTAATATTCATATCGGCATAAATTGGTTCTTGAGAATGCTTCATTTGCCGACGCCTCTCTGGCTTTCATCGCCATCAATGGAGTTTCCAAGCTTAATGATAGTGGTTATATGGGCATATGCTGGTTTATCGCTGATTTTTTACTTGGCGGCCTTTATGGGTGTTGATAAATCATTGATAGAGGCGGCGAGGATAGATAAGGCCAGTCCATTCAGGATATTATTTAGAGTTCTTCTTCCTAACTCTATGAATGGGTTCATAGTATCATCAGCATTATTATTCCTCTTCTCCTTTAGGGTATTTAGTCCTCCTTACCTATTAAGCGGTGGACCAACCAATATATTTCTCCAAACTAGCGTGGTCTATATGTATTACTTATTCACAACGGAATACTTTGCCCAAGCCTCTGCTGTGGCTACAATAATAACAGCAATAGCAACTGCAGTGGTTATACCTTATGCGTTATATGGGATAAAGAGGTGGATGAAGCATGAGTAA